The following are encoded in a window of Salinibacter grassmerensis genomic DNA:
- a CDS encoding ATP-binding cassette domain-containing protein, whose protein sequence is MIQLDGVTKRYGDAYAVQDITLTAASEATTLLIGPSGSGKSTLLRLVMGLTSPDTGTVTVEGDRLTPANAKSLRRRMGYVIQEGGLFPHLTGRANAALMAHHLGWSRDRIDARIEELTRLVQLDPDRLAQYPTELSGGQRQRVSLMRALMLDPDVLLLDEPLGALDPMIRADLQDDLRDIFRRLGKTVVFVTHDIGEAAFFGDQIALLRQGQIEQSGAMATLLDDPASPFVTDFIQAQRAPLEHLRTEGRE, encoded by the coding sequence ATGATTCAACTCGACGGCGTTACGAAGCGCTACGGCGATGCCTACGCGGTGCAGGACATTACCCTGACCGCCGCGTCCGAAGCGACGACCCTGCTCATCGGCCCTTCCGGCAGCGGCAAGTCGACCCTGCTCCGACTCGTGATGGGTCTGACCTCGCCGGACACAGGCACGGTCACCGTAGAGGGCGACCGGCTCACCCCGGCCAACGCCAAGTCCCTCCGCCGCCGCATGGGCTACGTGATTCAGGAGGGCGGCCTCTTCCCCCACCTCACGGGCCGGGCCAACGCTGCTCTCATGGCCCACCACCTCGGCTGGTCCCGGGATCGCATCGACGCCCGCATCGAGGAATTGACCCGGCTCGTTCAGCTCGACCCGGACCGCCTCGCGCAGTACCCGACGGAGCTCTCCGGCGGCCAGCGCCAGCGCGTGAGCCTGATGCGCGCCCTCATGCTCGACCCCGATGTGCTCCTGCTCGACGAGCCGCTCGGCGCCCTCGACCCCATGATCCGGGCCGATCTGCAGGACGACCTGCGCGACATCTTTCGGCGCCTCGGCAAGACGGTCGTCTTCGTCACCCACGACATCGGCGAGGCGGCGTTCTTCGGCGACCAGATCGCACTCCTCCGCCAGGGTCAGATCGAACAGAGCGGCGCCATGGCCACACTCCTCGACGACCCGGCCTCCCCCTTCGTCACGGACTTCATCCAGGCCCAGCGCGCCCCGTTGGAGCATTTGCGGACCGAGGGTCGCGAATAA
- a CDS encoding STAS/SEC14 domain-containing protein, with protein sequence MHDFHDLPDPNLVGITLSDTLTEDDHEAFTSALEDQFAAHITTRVLLVMEDVDDWAPEERWEDLAFDVRHLSDVDKVAIVSDDPWERWLEKTEVLFPMSTIQTYDAADQEEALDWIRGDMDVPGVGPGSSSDPEASFADEDE encoded by the coding sequence TCACGCTGAGCGACACGCTGACGGAGGACGACCATGAAGCATTCACCTCGGCGCTCGAAGACCAGTTCGCGGCCCACATCACAACCCGCGTGCTGCTCGTAATGGAGGACGTGGACGACTGGGCCCCGGAGGAGCGCTGGGAAGACTTGGCGTTCGACGTCCGTCACCTGAGCGACGTGGACAAGGTGGCCATCGTGAGCGACGACCCCTGGGAACGCTGGCTGGAGAAGACCGAGGTCCTCTTTCCGATGTCGACGATCCAAACCTACGACGCGGCGGACCAGGAGGAGGCACTCGACTGGATTCGGGGCGACATGGACGTGCCCGGCGTCGGCCCCGGCAGCTCGTCCGACCCGGAGGCCTCCTTCGCCGACGAGGACGAGTAA
- a CDS encoding helix-turn-helix domain-containing protein, whose translation MSSPDLSDTEADVLQAVQSEDTADLYDLARAVGVGPRAVQDAVRRLARHDFVHASGRHVRCTNAGDQWVRTHS comes from the coding sequence ATGTCGTCCCCTGACCTCTCTGACACCGAGGCCGACGTGCTCCAGGCCGTTCAGTCCGAGGACACCGCCGACCTTTACGACCTCGCCCGGGCGGTGGGCGTGGGTCCACGGGCGGTGCAGGATGCCGTGCGGCGCCTCGCCCGACACGATTTCGTACACGCGTCGGGGCGCCACGTACGCTGCACAAACGCGGGCGATCAGTGGGTTCGCACCCATTCGTAG